The sequence below is a genomic window from Luteitalea sp..
TCTCCAACGTGTTCGACAAACTTGGGGTTTGGAGCCGCGCCCAGGCGATCGTGTTCGCGCGCGATCGGCATTTCAGAAGAGATCAGCGATGAGCGGCTGGCCGTCAGAGCGTCAGCGCGAAAGAGGAATTGGCGGACTGTCTGGGAGGTTTCCGCACGTGGCTCGGTTACGTTCGACCTGGTGCGGATGAGCTGGCGGAGAGGGTGGGATTCGGTGCCGGTCGCGACGTACAGCGCACGTCGCGTCAAACGGGAAGACCAGCCGATGCGCCAACTCGTCGAAGGCGAGGTGGCGGAGAGGGTGGGATTCGAACCCAACACGACCCTTTAGATTCTGTAAGTTACAGATTCTACAATGCCAGGGTTGCCGTGAATGCCAGCGGTGCCGTCGCGCCTTGCACCGAATTGCACCGAGGACCGAGCCTCCGCTGCCCCGCATCGTACGCGAGATCCTGGTGACGCGCTCCCCAGCCCGACCATGACTGGCCGGTACATTCTTTGACGAGCCGCGGCCGACTTTCGACCGACCGTTGCTGGATTCATCCGAGGACCCGCAGCAGACTCGATAAGCCGGCGATGAGCTGCCCGGGAAGCTCTGCCCACCGGGCCCGCTAGTTCGACCGAACACCTGACGCCGAAGGGGCTTTCTATCCGCGGTCGAGCCGGTGGAAATACACTTGGCGACTAGTCGTTACGGACCCACCCTAATCTACCCTTCCCGGCGCCTCATGCTCCAACGGGCGTGGACCCGGGCACTTCCGACGGAACGTAGTGGGCTGTCTCGCGTTATTCTTCGGGGCGCGCCAGACGTATCGGAGAAAGCAAGTGGTCGCTGCCTACTGGGCAGGCTCGGCCGAAGGGATGCACCCAGAACCGTACGGGCACCTCAATTCCGACTTGGGAGAAGCGAATGCGCGAACAACCGACCCCTGACAAGATCCTGCAGACGGGCCTCGCGTTCTGGCCCTCGAAAACGCTCTTGAGTGCTATCGAGATGGGCGTCTTCACTGAGTTGGCGCATGGCCCCGAGCGTTTGGATGTTCTCAGCGGGCGGCTTGGTCTGCACTCTCGCTCCGCGCGCGATTTTCTCGACACCCTCGTGGCGCTCGGCTTCCTGCAACGCGAGGGCGACAGCTACGGGAACACGCCGGAGACGGATCTGTTCCTCGACCGAAAGAAGCCGTCCTACATTGGCGGCGTCCTCGAGATGGCGAACGCGCGCCTTTACCCCTTCTGGAGTCACCTCACCGAAGCGCTACGCACGGGACAGCCGCAAAACGAGCTCAAAACGGGTGGCCCGGGTCTCTTCGAGACGCTCTACGCCGATCCGGCGCGGCTGAAGGCGTTCCTCGCTGCGATGACCGGCCTCAGCCACGGCGCCAACATGACGATCGCGCGCATCTTTCCCTGGAAGGACTACCACACGTTCGTCGATGTCGGCACGGCGCAGGGCGATCTGGCCGTGCAGATAGCCCTGGCGAACCCACACCTTCGTGGCATCGGATTCGACCTGCCTGATGTGGCGCCGGTGTTTGAGGAGTACTCCAGGGCCGCAGGCGTCGCGGACCGCGTGTCCTTCGTCGCCGGCAGCTTCTTCGATCACGATCTCCCGAAAGCCGACGTCGTGCTGATGGGACACATTCTGCACGACTGGGATCTGCCCACGAAGAAGATGCTGATCCGAAAGGCGTTCGAGGCGATCCCGGCTGCCGGAGCGCTGGTCGTGTACGAGGCCATCATCGACGACGATCGATCGAAGAATGCCTTCGGCTTGATGATGAGCCTGAACATGCTCATCGAGACGCCGGCCGGCTTCGACTACACCGGCGCTGATTGCGCAGCCTGGATGAAGGACGCCGGATTCTCTACAACGCGCGTCGAGCCGCTCCTCGGACCGGACTCGATGGTCGTTGGGATCAAGTAGGGCTGGGGCATGAGCGCGTGCGTCCAACAACCGCACAGCGCGGGCCATTATGTTTCGGTGAATCGTATGAGCTGCAGCTGAAACACGCGGATCAATCGCGAGTAACGCCGCAGTGGCTTTCGAGCGTTCACCCGTTCAGAACCCGCTCGACGATACTCGCAAGAAGTCCGGCCCAGTGACGGTTCGATTTCTGTTGGCTCGGGCATCAGCAGTGAAGCGAGCGAAGGAAGGATATGACGCTTAAACGGATGGACAACGTCCTCATCGTTGTCGACGATCTCGAAGCCGTCAAGGCGTTCTTCATCGAACTGGGCCTCAAGCTGGAGGGCGAAACGACAGTCGAAGGGCCTTCGGTCGGGAGCCTGATCGGGCTCAAGGATGTCCGGGCTACCCTCGCGATGATGCGGACTCCCGATGGTCAGGGCATTGAGCTGGACAAGTTCCACACGCCCAACGCGATCAGGTTTGGGCCGGTGGACGCGCCGATGAACACGCTGGGCATCCGTCGCGTCATGTTCGCCGTCGATGACATCGACGCTGTCGTTGCGCGCATGCGCGCCCACGGGGCCGCGCTCATTGGCGAAATGCAGTACGAGGACACATACCGGCTAGCCTACATCCGCGGGCCTGAGGGCATCATTGTCGCGCTTGCCGAGCAGCTCGGCTAAGGCGTGCCTTGGTAGCAAGCGAGACTCGGGTTGGCAACCCTGGGCGTACAACAAGTCGTTCGAGCCGACCGCTCGGCTTCGCCTCGCGGCGGCTCAACTCCACCGTCAATAACCATCAACGCCGATCTGGCAATGAACGCCTCTCCTCCTCGTTCGTGGCGAGCCCGCCCTCGTGTGCCCAAGCTGTCAGGCGTCATGGATGCGCGGATCCAATCGAGAGTAAGGGAGGTTGATATGGGTGGGAAACCCACCCACGTGCCGCCGCTGTACCTGTTTCAGGTACAGTGAAGCAGACTGAGAAATTTAAGTTACTTCAGTGGAACAACTTGGAATGGCGGAGAGGGTGGGATTCGGTGCCGGTCGCGACGTGCAGNNNNNNNNNNNNNNNNNNNNNNNNNNNNNNNNNNNNNNNNNNNNNNNNNNNNNNNNNNNNNNNNNNNNNNNNNNNNNNNNNNNNNNNNNNNNNNNNNNNNCGCACGTCGCGCCAAACGGGAAGACCAGCCGATGCGCCAACTCGCCGAAGGCGAGGTGGCGGAGAGGGTGGGATTCGAACCCAGTCAGCTCCTTTAGAATCAGTAAGTTACAGATTCTAAAGTGCCAGGGTTGCCGTAAATGCCGGCGATGCCGTCGCGCCTTGCACCGGATTGCACCGAGGTAGAGCGTGGTTGCGGGGTCAGGACAGTGTGTGAAGGCATTCGAGCGTCAGGATTGGCGCAGCGATGCAACCGGGTCATCGACGAGCACGTGCAAGATGTGGACGTGGTCGACGTCGAAGACGTCGAAGCGTACTAATCCGCCGAGCATGCTGGCGTCGCTAAGAGAACGGGAACTCGAAGTGCCGTTAGCGAGCAGACGCGCCTTGCGTCTTAGACCGTCTTAGACCGTCTTAGACCGCATCATTCCAGGCGCAGGACCGCTATCGGATCGAGGCGAGCCGCACGGCGTGCCGGAACATAGCTGGCCACCAACGCTACCACCGTCAGCACGGCGGCCGCGCCGGCAAACGTCAGTGGATCAGTGGCCGTTACGCCAAACAGCAGACCCGCCAACATCTGAGACAGCGCCAGCGACGCCGCCACACCCGCTACCAGGCCGATGGCGGTCAGCGCTAGGCCTTCGCGAAGAATCATGTGGAGGATATCGCGCGATTGCGCGCCGAGCGCAACCCTGACGCCGATGTCGCGATTGCGACGCGCGACTGAATACGACATGACGCCATAGATGCCGATTGTCGCCAGGCCGAGAGCGAGCACGGCAAACGCGCTGAGCACGAGAGCGCGGAAGCGCTGCTGGGCGCTGGCGTCGAACAAAAGATCACTGAGCAGGCCGGCCCCATCGAGCGGCATATCGCGATCGAGCGCCCATATGGCCGCCTTTGCCTCCGGCAGGAGCGCCGCCGGATCGGCTCCGGTGCGCAGGAGCACCACCATGCTCTCGACGGACGCCTGTGCATAAGGAACGTACACCTCCGGCTGCGGCGGCTGAGCAAGCTCGTGGTGCTGCACGTTACCGACGACGCCAACGATCGTCAGCCATGGGCCTGGGCCGTTCCGCAGCATCAATCGCACACGCCGGCCAAGCGCGTCGCCGCCGCGCCAGTATCGACGCAGGGCCATCTCATTCACGATGGCCACGGGTTCGGCTCTCTCCGCATCGTCGGCCGATTCGAAATCGCGGCCGCGCATGAGCAGGATACCCATGAGCTCGAAGTAACCGGGAAACGAGACACGCCGGTCCATGGCGGGCGGCTCTCCTGCGGAGGGCTGCCCCTCTATCTCCATTCCGACATAAACATTCGATCCAGCCAACGGGACCCGGTTGACAGCCGACACACGTTGCACGCCCGGAAGCTCGGCGAGGCGGCCGAACGCCTTGGCGAAGAACACGCGACGCGCAGCGGCCGTCGCGTAGCGTGATTCGGGCACCGCCACCGGAAGACCAAGCACACCCTCAGCCTGAAAACCGGTCGGCACATTGGTCAGCTGCCACAGGCTGCGCGACAACAACCCCGCGCCGATGAGCAGCGTCAATGCGAGAGCAACCTCGACGATGACCAGCACGTTACGCGCACGGCTCGACCCGCCGACCGTTCGGCGCCCCTCCCTGAGCGTCACCGTCGCCGTGGTCTTCGACGACAGCCACGCTGGCGCGAGCCCAAACAGCATCGTCGTCATCACCGACAGCAACACGGCAAAGCTGGCGACGCGCAGGTCGATTCCAATCTCAGCGGTCGGCGGGAGATTGCCAATTCCCAGCGCCGGCACTGATAACAGCAACCACCAGGCAAGAAGGAGACCGCCAAGCGATCCGCCTGCGGCAAATAACAGGTTCTCCGTCAGCAGCTGTTCCGTGATGCGGCCACGCGATGCGCCCAACGCGGCGCGTACTTCGAGCTCCTGTTGACGCGCCGACGCGCGAGCCAGCAGGAGGTTTGCGGCATTGACGCACGCAATCAGCAGTAGACACAGCGCCGCCCCAAACAGCACCAGAACTATGCGGCGCGAGTCGCGTGAGATCAGGTCGCTGGTGGCGATCACCGCGAAGTCAGCGGGCTGCCTGGCGTCTCCGGCCTGGCGGTGCAGCGTCCCGCCGACGCTCTGGAGCTCCGCCTCCGCCTGCGCGGCTGCGATTCCAGGCTTCAGCCGCGCCATGACGTTCATGAACGGAATCGTGCGGACCTGCGCGAGCGGATTGTGCACGAACGGCAGCCACACCTGCGCGCGAGTACTGTCGCGGTTTACGATGGATGCCGTGACGGGCAGATGCGCAGGCTCCGCCAGAATACCTCCGATCGTGAACGATTTGTCGTCGAGGCGAACAATTTGCCCGTTCAACAACACGCCGCGGCCAAAGGTGCGATCCCAGAACCCGCGTGTGACGAGCGCCACCGGTCTGCCTCCGGCTTTGTGCTCCTCGGGCATGAAGTCGCGGCCTTGTTCCAAACCGATTCCAGTAATGGCGAGCAGCTGATCCGAGACGAACGCGGCTGGCACCCTGCGAGGCTCCCCGACCCTGGTCAGCGTCACATCCCACGTGGACGAGAAGCCGGCGAGATGCGAGTAGCTGGTCGTCCGTTCGCGCAAATCCTGCAGATACGGCGGCGCGAACGGCGCCAAGCCGAATCGCGAATCGCGCTGCAGCAGCGACACAATGCGATCGGCTTCTGGATACGGCAGGGGACGCACGAGCGCCGCATCGACGATGCTGAACAGAGAAATCGTCGCGCCGGTTCCGAGCGCGAGCGTCGCAGTCAGCACGAGCGCGAATCCCGGCCGCCGCCGGCACGTGCGCCATCCATAGCCAAGATTCTGCCTAATCCTGCTCACCATGGTGTCACCCTCGGATACTCGTACCTGCGAATCAACTCTCGATTCCCGCCGCTGGAGCACGCGTTCGATCAGGCCGCTTGCGACAAGATCTGACAGTCCCCTTGCACACGTCCACCCGGCCGCGATGCCACCTCGTTCGCCGGCGGCACGTCGACATCGGAGCCGGAACACCCGGGCCATGTCGTCCGCGTACTGGTCACGAAACGGCTTGGGATAGACGTACAGAAGCCAGCGGAAGATGCGATCGGCGAGACACAACCAGCGCTCGTTGTTCATGACACGTTGCCAAATCGCTTGAGCAGTCGACGTGCAGCGCCCACCTGGTCCGCGAGGCGCGCGGCTTCGGCAGCCGCCACGCGCGCGCCGAGGCGAGAGAGGCGAAAGAGCTTCCGCGGTTCTGAATCTTGCGGATCGCTGCGCGTCGTCTTCTCGAGCAGCCCCTCATGCACAAGGCGGTCGAGCGCGCGGTACAGAGTGCCGGGATTCGGGCTGAGGCGTCCGCCAGTTCTGCGCTCGATCGCCAACATCACGTCGTACCCGTGTCGCTCGCCTTCCGCGGCGGCTAGCAGAATCTCGAACGCGATCGGCGTCAACGGCACGTAGTGCTCGGGGTCGCGTCGCTTGTCGGTCATATTTGCTTTAGGCAAGTATGACGATACCTTGCTTCAGGCAACAACGCAATACTGCGTGCTGATCTCAACATACTGCGTGCTGATCTGCGAGCAGATGGCTGGCTGGGGGCCGTTAGAGCAAGGCGGCAACGGCTGCCTTCAGCGTAGGCGGGTCTCGCTCCACGACACGCCAAACCAACGCGAGGTCCACACCGAAGTAATCGTGCGTGAGACGATCGCGCATTCCGGCGATCTGCTTCCAAGGGATCTCCGGACGACGTTCCCTCGTAGTAGCGGAGAGTTGCTTGACGGCCTCGCCAATGATCTCAAGCTTGCGAATGACGGCATCCTGGCGCATCCGCTCGGCTATGAACGCGTCGCGGCCCACCGATGTGTACTGCTCGATGTCGTTGATGGCGTCGCGGATGTGACCGAGGTAGACCCGTTCGTCCTTCACAGCGGTCGCGACTCCGCCAGGATGCGCTCGCGGAGCGCTGGGTGTAGGCTCGCGCCGGTCACCACGTCCACCTTGCGGTCAAGCAGGGCTTCGAGATCCTGGCCAAGCCCCACGATGTCAAGCAACGAACGGTCGGGGTCCATATCTACCAGCACGTCGACGTCGCTGTGCGCGCGGTCGTGGCCACGCGCGACGGAACCGAACACGCGGAGGTTGTACGCCCCGTACTGTGACGCTATGCGGAGGATGTCGTTACGCTTCTGCTGCAGGTCCATGGCGGTGTCGCCGATGTTCATTGTAGACCGCGGCCCGCCATCGATCGCCCCAAAGCACAGCAAGGATGAGATGCGTTTCACGACAACGCGCGAGCGGTCCTGTGCGGGGCGGGCGCAGAAGAGGAAATCACGCGTTGCACCAGAACCCGTGTGGCCAGGTAAGTCTTTGAAAACAAAGGACCGCAGGGCCGACGAACGGGTGCGCGAGCACCCACGTGGCCCGCGCAGGTGCCCATCAATACAAATACTTGAAAAATAAGGGCTTATTGGCGGAGAGGGTGGGATTCGAACCCGGCAGAACCTTTTAGAATCTGTAACTTACAGAAACCACGTTGCCGAGAGTGCCGTGAATGCCCATCGCTGCCGCGGCGCCTTGCACCTGGTTGCACCAACCGGCCGGACTCCCCGATCTGGCTCTGAAACCTTGCGACAGCGATCAGATTGTGACGGAACGGCCGTCACGGCTTAGCAACGTCATGCCGGCTCCATCGGCGGCCAAGGGGAGCCAGACTGGAAATCGGGATGGCGCGGTTCGCCCGCCGGACGGCCGCGTTCAAGACGCCATTCTTCGATCTGGCCGAGCAGCCCAAAGGCGGACTTGCGGCGTTTCGCGTCCCTGTTTGCCATCTTGAACAACGACGTGCGGAGCTCATTCGACGCGCGCGCATGCTGCGTGAAGACGCCGGGGCTGTCCCCGTACGGCCTGCGCTCAACGAAGGCGCCTTCGAGAAGCTCGCGGACACCCCATGGAATCGCTCCCCAGCCTTTGCTGTCGTCGATGAGATTTAGCGCCCCCGCACGTGCCTCAGCCGTCCCAAGCCAGTTCATCACCTTGCAGAGGAGGTGCCGATTGAGGTCGGGAAGGTCGCGCTCGCACAAGGCGATGAGGCGCCGCGCGATGGCGGGCTCGCGCCAGGCGAGGTCGCTGATGCGGGCCACGAGCACATCCTCGCGGTGTGGCCGTGGTGGCAGGGTGATGCCACCCGCTCCCGGCTCGATGAGCCCGAGGAGAACCTCGCGTGCGCGTGGCGTATCAAGCGCCGCGAAGGCGTTGATGAGGTTCTCCTCGCATGCCTCGAAGAGGTTCGGGTCTGAGGCGAGTTCGAGAAGATAGTCGAGGGCCGCGTCGGATCGGCTCTCGCCAAGCGCAATCACGATCTCGCGCAGGTCGTACCAGTACAGGCGGCGCGCTGTGATGGCCTCGCGCATCTTCGCAACGCCCTTCGCGGGCTCGTCAACGAAAGCACACAGTGCGACTGCGCGCTGGAACAGGTATTTCTCGGAATCCTGCAGCCCGTACTTTTCCGAACGCTTCAGGATAGAGTCAACGATACCGAAGGCAGCGGCTGAAGGCACCACCACACCGCTGGCCAGCAAGAGCTCAACGGCATCGGCGCGGGTGTATTCATCCCATGAGGCCGGAAGCGCCATGACCTCCACGATGACCGCCGCCGAGGCGCCACCGTCGATCGCGGCGAGCGCCTTTGCGAGCTCCTTCAGCTCCCGCATCGGCCGTTCGTTTTCCGGCAGCATTAGGAGGCGCGCGATTTCGGCGTTCAGAGCCTCAGCGTAGCGCTCACGGCGGGCATTGTCGGGCAGTGCGGGAGCAAGTCCTTCGCGAGCAGCCCACATCAGCTCGTAGCGAAACTTCCTGTCGAATGCGCGCTCTGGCTTCGGATGGAAATCACGGGCCATCGCCTGCGCGGCATCGACGGCATACTCCGGCTGCGGCAACAGGCCGACGAGCACCTGCTGCGCACCCGCGGGGTCGAGTTGGAGAACGGCCTCAACATGCCAACCGGAATAGCTCATGCTCCCGCCATTGCCAAGCGGACCACGATCTCCGTCGGCCCTCGCCTTTCGGCCGCGTCGCACACGTTCGATATCGGCCTTGATGAGGGTGACAAGGTCGGGCATGTCTTCGGCGTGGCCAAGCTGCGCGAGCGCTGACGCCAGGTTCGCCTTGTCCTGGCCGTCGAAGTCGTCTTGTTTCAAGACGGTCTCGAGGTTTCCCTTCAGGTACTTCCGCAGACGTGCCTTCAGGCTCAGGTCGCCGAGCTGCAGCGGCGTGTCATTGCGCCGCCCGACCTTGCGGAGGAGGTGCGCGGCCACGATGATGTCGATGGGCTCACCCGTACCGGTAATGGATGCGAGGATGCCTGCTACCGCGACGTCGTCAGGGAGCGCGCGGAAGGCCGCTTCGAGTTGCCTCAAGATGGCCCACTCGAGCTCGGGACGGGTCTCTGGCTCCGCTTCCACCTTGCCGCGCAGCTCACGCACCTTCGCATATATGCGAGCTGCCAGCGTCGGGGTCGCGCCGCCGGCGATGACCCGAATCATCCCTTCGAACCGCGCGTGCTTGAGGTCCTCGGTTTCGAGGCGGCCCACGTACTTGTCCACCAGGGCCTCGGGTACGGCGGGTGCGAACGTCAGCCAGTGGTCGGCGTGGTAGAGAACGCCTTCGCCGACCTGCACGGCGAGCCATTCGCTTACCCACGCCGGATCGGCCTTGTGCAGATGTTCGACGGCTGGCTGGATGTAGTGGCTTTCCGCGTTCCGCATATCTTCGGGACGCAGCGCCGCGAGCGCGCCTTTCACGACATCGTCCCAGCCGACCTCTCCAGCCTCAATCAGGTTCAGCGCAGTCCGTAGACGCTTGAGCTCGTCCTTCGTCTCGGCGATGAACTCCTTCAGCGCGGCAACTGCGTTGGCGCGAAGTGCGGCTGGCACCTGGTCGATGTGATCAAGCGCGAAGGCCTCGAAGGCCGGCGCGTCCATGCTGCCGAGCACACTCGCCAGTGCATCGTCCGACCCGGTCCAGGCAAGCGCTTCCGCGCATGCCGTCTTCACGACGGCGCTCTTGTCGGCAGCAGCGAAAGCCGCGGCCTCGGGGTTGAGCCCATTGTGCAGCATCTCCGAGACGAAGTCCGCTCGCACGTCGTCAGGCCATGCACTCACGACTTTGCGCCATTCTGGACCGAGGCTGCTGACACTGAAGTCCGGCCAGAGGCGATACGTGCCGAGCCTCGTTTCCCGGTCTGCCGACGACAGGAGGGGAGCGACGATGTCCTGAAAGTCGTCCGAGCCGGTTGCCAGCATAGCCGCGACCGCGAGGTCGCGGAACCTCGCATCAGGGCCGGCATGAAGTGCGCGCAGTCGGCCGCCAAATGCTTGCCGAGCATCAACCCCCACAGCCGCTCCGCACAGATGCGCGAGTTCACCGGCGAAGACGATGTCGACGGCAAGCGCCATCTCGAGAAGCTCCCGCCCGGCGCGGACCTGGCGCTTGTCAGCTTCCGCATGGCCGGTCGCGATGCCGAGTGTTTCGGCGACCATGCGCAGCGACTCCGCCCAGGCGGGTTCGTTGACGTAATGGGAAGTGTAGCGGCGCAGCCCGTCGGCATCGCCCTCGGCCAGGGCAAAGAGGCTGCCCGCGATGCCAAGCGCTGCGTAGCGCTCCTGAAACTGCTGATGGCCGAAGCGAAACGACACGCCCGGATAATCCGCGCGCTCAAGGACGTGGTGAGCGGACAGCGCGGCAAGGACGGCCGCAGGCTCCCGCACATCGGCGATCTGATTGCGCGACGCCAGGTCCGTTGCGACGGCAACCGTGATGGCGCGGGCATCCTCTTCAGGCAGCGAGACAGCGCCGCGCCGGGTCATCTCCGTCGCGAGCGCCTCCAGGTAGTCGCTGGCACGGCCGAACAGAGGCGCTCCCTGCAAGGCGTTGCGATGCTCGCCCTTCTCCTGCAGCTCGGTAACGGCGCCGAGCACGCCCATCTTCGTCTCAGGAATCGGCACTCCCGCTTCGAAGAGCGAGGCCACCTCCGAAAGGATGAAGGGCGTCCGCGTCAGGTCGTCGAGGACTGGCTTTGCATCGAGCAGCGCTTGCAGTCCGCGAGCCTTGGCGGCCAGGCGCGCGGCCAGGTACGCGGCCCGCTCGCGCCGGAGCAGCGGAAGCAGACGCAGCCGGACCGCGCCCGGCAGCGGCGGGACCAGATGATGCATCCGGGTTGCGACGACGATACCTGCACGGGGGAAGTGCAGGTCGAGGTCGCGCAGCGCCTGTTCGGCCCGTTCGGAGCTGGACTCGGCAACCTCGTTCCACCCGTTCAGGAGGAACCAGAGCTGCTCAGCGGTCTGGGCGCGGGCGAGCGCGCCCGCGTCGAGCCCCTGCGCCTGAAACTGCGGCGTGCCGGAAATGAACTCCAGAATGCCGCGTCCAGAAACGACCCACCCTGGCAGGTCGATGAAGATGGGGATCTGGCCGGCTTGCACGTCGCTCGCGAGCTGGACGAGCGTGGTGGTCTTGCCACGGCCCGCCGGCGCCTCGAGCACGATGCGCCGGTTCTGGCAGAGTGCTGTGCGGATGTCGTTCACGGTGAAGACATCGACGGCTTCGGCACCATTGGCCTCGAGCCTGTGCGCCCGCAGGGCGATCATCGGCCCTTTGACCCGCGCCGCGAGATTGGCGGCACTTTCGGCCACCGCCGCCTTTATCCGCGCGACTTCTTCGGCAAGGCCGGGCTCGACCGGAATGTCCAGGTGCAGGAAGTTCCGGCAGAGCATCACGCCCGCCGGCAACATCAGCGACGTGACAATGTCCTCGCGCTCGATGACGGTGAGCTCAAGGCCGTACTTGGAGCGAATCTCCGTCACCCATGGCCCTTGCTTCTTCCTGCTGACCGTGTCCGGCGTGACGAAGATCAGTGACTTCAGGTCGCCGTAGTGCTTCGTTGCCCTCTCGGCGTCGGCAACGATCTTCTCGAGTGTTGGCGTCGTAGATGAGGCCAGCCCCTTGCCGACGCCGTCAGCCGACAGGAGCGCGCTGGCATAGGCGTCAAGCCCGAGGTCAGCCCTGCGCTCGGAGGCAATCAGCTCCGGCCACCGCATGCGGCCAAGGGCGACTGCCAAATGCTGGAACTTCATCCCGCCTTCGTTGGCGATGAAGTCGGCGAGCGCCTTCAGGATCTCGGCTCTTACGGGCATGTTCGTGCGAAGTGGTCCGCCTCACCCCGGGCCTCAGGCGAACACGCGACTCAGATAGACGATGCCATCTTCAACGCGCGTCTTGACGGCCACGAGGCTCGGGAACGAGATACTCGCGGCTTCGCCGTGGGTGCCTGAGTTGAACACCTTGAACAGCTCGATGATGTTCTCGACATCGTCATCGATGAACTGCTCGAGCGGAGCGGTGAGCAATCCCCTCTCGTGCAGCGCGAACTGAATCCTGGCGCGACGTGTCGGGCGGCCGTCCTTTGTTTTGGCGCAATCAGGAAACGTCTGCAGCACGGCGTCATCCGGCGCGCGCTTCTCGAGAATCTCGGTGAAAATCTCGCGGGAGCTGGTGCAGAAGTGCCGCGAGGCGTCGGGATTTCGTGGGTCGAGGGCGAAGAGTGCGCCGCGCCAGCGGCTATCGAGATCCGGCGAGAGCGTCACAAGCTCGCCCGTGATGCGGGTGTCCTTCAACCTGGCCAAGTCGTCGCCGGCGAGTTGCGCGCCCTGCTCGTTCAGCAGGGC
It includes:
- a CDS encoding methyltransferase — protein: MQTGLAFWPSKTLLSAIEMGVFTELAHGPERLDVLSGRLGLHSRSARDFLDTLVALGFLQREGDSYGNTPETDLFLDRKKPSYIGGVLEMANARLYPFWSHLTEALRTGQPQNELKTGGPGLFETLYADPARLKAFLAAMTGLSHGANMTIARIFPWKDYHTFVDVGTAQGDLAVQIALANPHLRGIGFDLPDVAPVFEEYSRAAGVADRVSFVAGSFFDHDLPKADVVLMGHILHDWDLPTKKMLIRKAFEAIPAAGALVVYEAIIDDDRSKNAFGLMMSLNMLIETPAGFDYTGADCAAWMKDAGFSTTRVEPLLGPDSMVVGIK
- a CDS encoding VOC family protein translates to MTLKRMDNVLIVVDDLEAVKAFFIELGLKLEGETTVEGPSVGSLIGLKDVRATLAMMRTPDGQGIELDKFHTPNAIRFGPVDAPMNTLGIRRVMFAVDDIDAVVARMRAHGAALIGEMQYEDTYRLAYIRGPEGIIVALAEQLG
- a CDS encoding FtsX-like permease family protein, producing MNNERWLCLADRIFRWLLYVYPKPFRDQYADDMARVFRLRCRRAAGERGGIAAGWTCARGLSDLVASGLIERVLQRRESRVDSQVRVSEGDTMVSRIRQNLGYGWRTCRRRPGFALVLTATLALGTGATISLFSIVDAALVRPLPYPEADRIVSLLQRDSRFGLAPFAPPYLQDLRERTTSYSHLAGFSSTWDVTLTRVGEPRRVPAAFVSDQLLAITGIGLEQGRDFMPEEHKAGGRPVALVTRGFWDRTFGRGVLLNGQIVRLDDKSFTIGGILAEPAHLPVTASIVNRDSTRAQVWLPFVHNPLAQVRTIPFMNVMARLKPGIAAAQAEAELQSVGGTLHRQAGDARQPADFAVIATSDLISRDSRRIVLVLFGAALCLLLIACVNAANLLLARASARQQELEVRAALGASRGRITEQLLTENLLFAAGGSLGGLLLAWWLLLSVPALGIGNLPPTAEIGIDLRVASFAVLLSVMTTMLFGLAPAWLSSKTTATVTLREGRRTVGGSSRARNVLVIVEVALALTLLIGAGLLSRSLWQLTNVPTGFQAEGVLGLPVAVPESRYATAAARRVFFAKAFGRLAELPGVQRVSAVNRVPLAGSNVYVGMEIEGQPSAGEPPAMDRRVSFPGYFELMGILLMRGRDFESADDAERAEPVAIVNEMALRRYWRGGDALGRRVRLMLRNGPGPWLTIVGVVGNVQHHELAQPPQPEVYVPYAQASVESMVVLLRTGADPAALLPEAKAAIWALDRDMPLDGAGLLSDLLFDASAQQRFRALVLSAFAVLALGLATIGIYGVMSYSVARRNRDIGVRVALGAQSRDILHMILREGLALTAIGLVAGVAASLALSQMLAGLLFGVTATDPLTFAGAAAVLTVVALVASYVPARRAARLDPIAVLRLE
- a CDS encoding PadR family transcriptional regulator, which translates into the protein MTDKRRDPEHYVPLTPIAFEILLAAAEGERHGYDVMLAIERRTGGRLSPNPGTLYRALDRLVHEGLLEKTTRSDPQDSEPRKLFRLSRLGARVAAAEAARLADQVGAARRLLKRFGNVS
- a CDS encoding DUF86 domain-containing protein, with protein sequence MKDERVYLGHIRDAINDIEQYTSVGRDAFIAERMRQDAVIRKLEIIGEAVKQLSATTRERRPEIPWKQIAGMRDRLTHDYFGVDLALVWRVVERDPPTLKAAVAALL